In Cottoperca gobio chromosome 1, fCotGob3.1, whole genome shotgun sequence, a genomic segment contains:
- the LOC115013683 gene encoding gastrula zinc finger protein XlCGF57.1-like isoform X1: protein MLTPTDEESHHQLLSHNSHVAESQDQKGGKHGDSGSTNAELNLQNLHHESINHRNNVDNPNLSEMHCDTHTGKQPLKCDTCGKDFKYKSSLECHLRIHTGEKPFACKTCGKVFRIRSNLTRHMRCHTGKKPYSCNTCGKRFPQKSALTYHIRIHTGEKPYSCKICGKYFRYKSHLTVHMRIHTGEKPFTCNTCGRAFRLSGHLVSHMRTHTGEKPYSCKTCGKRFCRTSVLRIHSRLHAGDNNPYSCTTYGKRFTQKSALNAHLSIHTGEKPYTCKTCGKQFRYNSHLTVHTRIHTGEKPLTCKICGRAFRVSGHLKDHMRTHTGEKPYSCKTCGKRFGRTTELKTHGRVHTGEMPYSCKTCGKYFRYDSHLTVHTRIHTGEKPFTCKTCGRAFRISGHLKDHMRTHTGEKPFSCKTCGKSFCRTTELITHGRVHTGEMPYSCKTCGRAFRVNGHLKDHMRIHTGEKPFCCNTCGKDFRSSSNLISHMRTHTGGKLQHCSTEVPEIKE, encoded by the exons atgttgactcctactgatgaggaaagtcaccaccagctcctctctcacaactctcatgtagctgagagccaagatcagaaaggaggcaagcatggagactcaggctcaactaaTGCAGAGCTAAATCTACAGAATCTACATCACGAAAGCATAAATCACAGaaacaatgtagacaaccctaacctgtcagagatgcactgtgatactcacacaggtaagcagcctttaaaatgtgacacatgtggaaaagactTTAAGTATAAATCATCACTAGAGTGTCatctgagaatccacacaggtgagaagccgtttgcatgcaaaacatgtgggaaagttTTTAGAATTCGTAGTAACTTGACACGCCACATGAGATGCCACACAGGTAAGAAGCCGTATTCCTGCAAcacatgtgggaaaagattccctcagaaatcagcattgacctatcatataagaatccacacaggggagaaaccgtattcttgcaaaatatgtggAAAATATTTCCGATATAAAAGTCACTTGACAGTCCACATgcgaatccacacag gtgagaagccgtttaCATGCAACACCTGTGGGAGAGCCTTCAGACTTAGTGGTCACCTAGTAAgccacatgagaacccacacaggtgagaagccatattcttgcaaaacatgtgggaaaagattcTGTCGTACATCAGTATTGAGAATTCATAGTAGACTCCACGCAGGTGATAATAATCCATATTCTTGCACCACATATGGGAAAAGATTTACTCAAAAATCGGCATTGAACGCTCATTTATCAATCCACACAGGCGAGAAGCCGTATacttgcaaaacatgtgggaaacaATTCCGATATAATAGTCACTTGACAGTCCACacgagaatccacacaggtgagaagccgttaACCTGCAAAATATGTGGGAGAGCCTTCAGAGTTAGTGGTCACTTGAAAGaccacatgagaacccacacaggtgagaagccatattcttgtaagaCATGTGGAAAAAGATTTGGTCGAACTACAGAATTGAAAACTCATGGTAGAGTCCACACAGGTGAAatgccatattcttgtaaaacatgtggaaAATATTTCCGTTACGATAGTCACTTGACAGTCCACacgagaatccacacaggtgagaagccgtttacctgcaaaacatgtgggagagCTTTCAGAATCAGTGGTCACTTGAAAGACCACATGAGAactcacacaggtgagaagccatttTCTTGTAAGACATGTGGAAAAAGTTTTTGTCGAACTACAGAATTGATAACTCATGGTAGAGTCCACACAGGTGAAatgccatattcttgtaaaacatgtgggagaGCTTTCAGAGTCAATGGTCACTTGAAAGACCACATGAGGATCCACACAGGGGAGAAGCCGTTTTGTTGCAACACCTGTGGTAAAGATTTCAGATCTAGTAGTAACCTGATAAGCCACATGAGAACGCACACAGGGGGAAagctgcagcactgcagcacagaggttcCCGAGATTAAAGAGTAA
- the LOC115013683 gene encoding gastrula zinc finger protein XlCGF8.2DB-like isoform X4, whose protein sequence is MLTPTDEESHHQLLSHNSHVAESQDQKGGKHGDSGSTNAELNLQNLHHESINHRNNVDNPNLSEMHCDTHTGKQPLKCDTCGKDFKYKSSLECHLRIHTGEKPFACKTCGKVFRIRSNLTRHMRCHTGKKPYSCNTCGKRFPQKSALTYHIRIHTGEKPYSCKICGKYFRYKSHLTVHMRIHTGEKPFTCNTCGRAFRVSGILKDHMRTHTGEKPFTCNTCGRAFRLSGHLVSHMRTHTGEKPYSCKTCGRAFRISGHLKDHMRTHTGEKPFSCKTCGKSFCRTTELITHGRVHTGEMPYSCKTCGRAFRVNGHLKDHMRIHTGEKPFCCNTCGKDFRSSSNLISHMRTHTGGKLQHCSTEVPEIKE, encoded by the exons atgttgactcctactgatgaggaaagtcaccaccagctcctctctcacaactctcatgtagctgagagccaagatcagaaaggaggcaagcatggagactcaggctcaactaaTGCAGAGCTAAATCTACAGAATCTACATCACGAAAGCATAAATCACAGaaacaatgtagacaaccctaacctgtcagagatgcactgtgatactcacacaggtaagcagcctttaaaatgtgacacatgtggaaaagactTTAAGTATAAATCATCACTAGAGTGTCatctgagaatccacacaggtgagaagccgtttgcatgcaaaacatgtgggaaagttTTTAGAATTCGTAGTAACTTGACACGCCACATGAGATGCCACACAGGTAAGAAGCCGTATTCCTGCAAcacatgtgggaaaagattccctcagaaatcagcattgacctatcatataagaatccacacaggggagaaaccgtattcttgcaaaatatgtggAAAATATTTCCGATATAAAAGTCACTTGACAGTCCACATgcgaatccacacaggtgagaagccgtttaCATGCAACACCTGTGGGAGAGCCTTCAGAGTTAGTGGTATCTTGAAAGaccacatgagaacccacacaggtgagaagccgtttaCATGCAACACCTGTGGGAGAGCCTTCAGACTTAGTGGTCACCTAGTAAgccacatgagaacccacacaggtgagaagccatattcttgcaaaac atgtgggagagCTTTCAGAATCAGTGGTCACTTGAAAGACCACATGAGAactcacacaggtgagaagccatttTCTTGTAAGACATGTGGAAAAAGTTTTTGTCGAACTACAGAATTGATAACTCATGGTAGAGTCCACACAGGTGAAatgccatattcttgtaaaacatgtgggagaGCTTTCAGAGTCAATGGTCACTTGAAAGACCACATGAGGATCCACACAGGGGAGAAGCCGTTTTGTTGCAACACCTGTGGTAAAGATTTCAGATCTAGTAGTAACCTGATAAGCCACATGAGAACGCACACAGGGGGAAagctgcagcactgcagcacagaggttcCCGAGATTAAAGAGTAA
- the LOC115013683 gene encoding gastrula zinc finger protein XlCGF57.1-like isoform X2: MLTPTDEESHHQLLSHNSHVAESQDQKGGKHGDSGSTNAELNLQNLHHESINHRNNVDNPNLSEMHCDTHTGKQPLKCDTCGKDFKYKSSLECHLRIHTGEKPFACKTCGKVFRIRSNLTRHMRCHTGKKPYSCNTCGKRFPQKSALTYHIRIHTGEKPYSCKICGKYFRYKSHLTVHMRIHTGEKPFTCNTCGRAFRVSGILKDHMRTHTGEKPFTCNTCGRAFRLSGHLVSHMRTHTGEKPYSCKTCGKRFCRTSVLRIHSRLHAGDNNPYSCTTYGKRFTQKSALNAHLSIHTGEKPYTCKTCGKQFRYNSHLTVHTRIHTGEKPLTCKICGRAFRVSGHLKDHMRTHTGEKPYSCKTCGKYFRYDSHLTVHTRIHTGEKPFTCKTCGRAFRISGHLKDHMRTHTGEKPFSCKTCGKSFCRTTELITHGRVHTGEMPYSCKTCGRAFRVNGHLKDHMRIHTGEKPFCCNTCGKDFRSSSNLISHMRTHTGGKLQHCSTEVPEIKE, from the exons atgttgactcctactgatgaggaaagtcaccaccagctcctctctcacaactctcatgtagctgagagccaagatcagaaaggaggcaagcatggagactcaggctcaactaaTGCAGAGCTAAATCTACAGAATCTACATCACGAAAGCATAAATCACAGaaacaatgtagacaaccctaacctgtcagagatgcactgtgatactcacacaggtaagcagcctttaaaatgtgacacatgtggaaaagactTTAAGTATAAATCATCACTAGAGTGTCatctgagaatccacacaggtgagaagccgtttgcatgcaaaacatgtgggaaagttTTTAGAATTCGTAGTAACTTGACACGCCACATGAGATGCCACACAGGTAAGAAGCCGTATTCCTGCAAcacatgtgggaaaagattccctcagaaatcagcattgacctatcatataagaatccacacaggggagaaaccgtattcttgcaaaatatgtggAAAATATTTCCGATATAAAAGTCACTTGACAGTCCACATgcgaatccacacaggtgagaagccgtttaCATGCAACACCTGTGGGAGAGCCTTCAGAGTTAGTGGTATCTTGAAAGaccacatgagaacccacacaggtgagaagccgtttaCATGCAACACCTGTGGGAGAGCCTTCAGACTTAGTGGTCACCTAGTAAgccacatgagaacccacacaggtgagaagccatattcttgcaaaacatgtgggaaaagattcTGTCGTACATCAGTATTGAGAATTCATAGTAGACTCCACGCAGGTGATAATAATCCATATTCTTGCACCACATATGGGAAAAGATTTACTCAAAAATCGGCATTGAACGCTCATTTATCAATCCACACAGGCGAGAAGCCGTATacttgcaaaacatgtgggaaacaATTCCGATATAATAGTCACTTGACAGTCCACacgagaatccacacaggtgagaagccgttaACCTGCAAAATATGTGGGAGAGCCTTCAGAGTTAGTGGTCACTTGAAAGaccacatgagaacccacacaggtgagaagccatattcttgt aaaacatgtggaaAATATTTCCGTTACGATAGTCACTTGACAGTCCACacgagaatccacacaggtgagaagccgtttacctgcaaaacatgtgggagagCTTTCAGAATCAGTGGTCACTTGAAAGACCACATGAGAactcacacaggtgagaagccatttTCTTGTAAGACATGTGGAAAAAGTTTTTGTCGAACTACAGAATTGATAACTCATGGTAGAGTCCACACAGGTGAAatgccatattcttgtaaaacatgtgggagaGCTTTCAGAGTCAATGGTCACTTGAAAGACCACATGAGGATCCACACAGGGGAGAAGCCGTTTTGTTGCAACACCTGTGGTAAAGATTTCAGATCTAGTAGTAACCTGATAAGCCACATGAGAACGCACACAGGGGGAAagctgcagcactgcagcacagaggttcCCGAGATTAAAGAGTAA
- the LOC115013683 gene encoding gastrula zinc finger protein XlCGF57.1-like isoform X3, producing MLTPTDEESHHQLLSHNSHVAESQDQKGGKHGDSGSTNAELNLQNLHHESINHRNNVDNPNLSEMHCDTHTGKQPLKCDTCGKDFKYKSSLECHLRIHTGEKPFACKTCGKVFRIRSNLTRHMRCHTGKKPYSCNTCGKRFPQKSALTYHIRIHTGEKPYSCKICGKYFRYKSHLTVHMRIHTGEKPFTCNTCGRAFRVSGILKDHMRTHTGEKPFTCNTCGRAFRLSGHLVSHMRTHTGEKPYSCKTCGKRFCRTSVLRIHSRLHAGDNNPYSCTTYGKRFTQKSALNAHLSIHTGEKPYTCKTCGKQFRYNSHLTVHTRIHTGEKPLTCKICGRAFRVSGHLKDHMRTHTGEKPYSCKTCGKRFGRTTELKTHGRVHTGEMPYSCKTCGKYFRYDSHLTVHTRIHTGEKPFTCKTCGRAFRISGHLKDHMRTHTGEKPFCCNTCGKDFRSSSNLISHMRTHTGGKLQHCSTEVPEIKE from the exons atgttgactcctactgatgaggaaagtcaccaccagctcctctctcacaactctcatgtagctgagagccaagatcagaaaggaggcaagcatggagactcaggctcaactaaTGCAGAGCTAAATCTACAGAATCTACATCACGAAAGCATAAATCACAGaaacaatgtagacaaccctaacctgtcagagatgcactgtgatactcacacaggtaagcagcctttaaaatgtgacacatgtggaaaagactTTAAGTATAAATCATCACTAGAGTGTCatctgagaatccacacaggtgagaagccgtttgcatgcaaaacatgtgggaaagttTTTAGAATTCGTAGTAACTTGACACGCCACATGAGATGCCACACAGGTAAGAAGCCGTATTCCTGCAAcacatgtgggaaaagattccctcagaaatcagcattgacctatcatataagaatccacacaggggagaaaccgtattcttgcaaaatatgtggAAAATATTTCCGATATAAAAGTCACTTGACAGTCCACATgcgaatccacacaggtgagaagccgtttaCATGCAACACCTGTGGGAGAGCCTTCAGAGTTAGTGGTATCTTGAAAGaccacatgagaacccacacaggtgagaagccgtttaCATGCAACACCTGTGGGAGAGCCTTCAGACTTAGTGGTCACCTAGTAAgccacatgagaacccacacaggtgagaagccatattcttgcaaaacatgtgggaaaagattcTGTCGTACATCAGTATTGAGAATTCATAGTAGACTCCACGCAGGTGATAATAATCCATATTCTTGCACCACATATGGGAAAAGATTTACTCAAAAATCGGCATTGAACGCTCATTTATCAATCCACACAGGCGAGAAGCCGTATacttgcaaaacatgtgggaaacaATTCCGATATAATAGTCACTTGACAGTCCACacgagaatccacacaggtgagaagccgttaACCTGCAAAATATGTGGGAGAGCCTTCAGAGTTAGTGGTCACTTGAAAGaccacatgagaacccacacaggtgagaagccatattcttgtaagaCATGTGGAAAAAGATTTGGTCGAACTACAGAATTGAAAACTCATGGTAGAGTCCACACAGGTGAAatgccatattcttgtaaaacatgtggaaAATATTTCCGTTACGATAGTCACTTGACAGTCCACacgagaatccacacaggtgagaagccgtttacctgcaaaacatgtgggagagCTTTCAGAATCAGTGGTCACTTGAAAGACCACATGAGAactcacacag GGGAGAAGCCGTTTTGTTGCAACACCTGTGGTAAAGATTTCAGATCTAGTAGTAACCTGATAAGCCACATGAGAACGCACACAGGGGGAAagctgcagcactgcagcacagaggttcCCGAGATTAAAGAGTAA